The following coding sequences are from one Capsicum annuum cultivar UCD-10X-F1 chromosome 3, UCD10Xv1.1, whole genome shotgun sequence window:
- the LOC107864386 gene encoding LOW QUALITY PROTEIN: 6,7,8-trihydroxycoumarin synthase (The sequence of the model RefSeq protein was modified relative to this genomic sequence to represent the inferred CDS: inserted 3 bases in 2 codons) produces HISNDKSFVKLNKTILFLFFVSFPIILIFLIPKAKKSGKDNLPPGPIGLPFIGNLHQYDSVTPHIYFWKLSNKYGKIFSLKFGSTPMVVVSSPKLAKEVLKTKDLTYCSRASILGQQKLSYNGHDIGFAPYNDHWREMRKICVLHLFSLKKVQSFSPVREDEVSRMIKKISQQAINSQITNLSTILISLTSTIICRVAFGIRYYEEAHERKRFDELFTETQAMLASISVSDFFPSLSWIDKLTGLTDRIEKNFKDLDEFYEELIEQHLDPNRPKSMEGDILDLLLQLKNEKSTPIDLTLEDIKALDMNMLVAGSDTSASAIIWAMTALMKNPRAMKKVQAEIRQAVGKNGIVNEDDIRNMPYFKAAIKETLRLYPPGPLLLPRVSMEKSTLEGYEIQRGTIVHVNAWAIARDPEIWENPEEFIPERFLNKNIDFRGPHLXFLPFGAGRRGCPAITVGIAIVELALSNLLYAFDWKLPCGMKKEDIDTNTKPGXKKIDLCLIPTSYL; encoded by the exons caCATTTCAAATGACAAGTCTTTTGTAAAGTTAAACAAAACAATTCTCTTTCTATTCTTTGTATCCTTTCctatcattcttatttttcttataccTAAAGCCAAAAAGAGTGGCAAGGACAATCTGCCGCCAGGTCCTATAGGCCTCCCATTCATTGGAAATTTGCATCAATATGACAGTGTAACCCCTCACATCTATTTTTGGAAACTTTCCAACAAATATGGAAAGATATTCTCATTGAAATTTGGTTCTACTCCAATGGTTGTAGTTTCATCACCAAAATTAGCGAAAGAAGTATTGAAGACAAAAGATTTGACGTATTGTAGTAGAGCTTCTATTCTTGGCCAGCAAAAATTGTCTTACAATGGTCATGATATTGGATTTGCACCTTACAATGATCATTGGAgggaaatgagaaaaatatgtgTTCTTCATCTATTTAGTCTCAAGAAAGTGCAATCTTTTAGTCCAGTTCGTGAAGATGAGGTCTCAAGAATGATCAAGAAAATATCTCAACAAGCTATCAATTCACAAATCACCAATTTGAGTACTATATTGATTTCACTAACAAGTACTATTATTTGTAGAGTTGCTTTTGGTATCAGATATTACGAAGAAGCGCATGAAAGGAAGAGATTTGACGAACTTTTTACTGAGACTCAAGCAATGTTGGCTAGCATCTCTGTCTctgatttttttccttctttaagcTGGATCGATAAACTTACTGGATTAACGGATAGAATTGAGAAGAATTTCAAGGACTTGGATGAATTTTATGAAGAACTCATTGAACAACATCTTGATCCCAATAGGCCAAAATCAATGGAAGGGGACATTCTTGATCTTTTGCTCCAACTGAAGAATGAGAAATCAACACCAATTGATCTCACTTTGGAGGATATAAAAGCACTTGACATG AACATGCTAGTTGCAGGATCAGATACTAGTGCATCTGCAATCATATGGGCAATGACAGCTTTAATGAAGAATCCAAGAGCCATGAAGAAAGTTCAAGCAGAAATCAGACAAGCAGTTGGGAAAAATGGCATCGTGAATGAAGATGACATTCGAAACATGCCTTATTTCAAAGCAGCAATAAAGGAGACATTAAGATTGTATCCACCAGGTCCACTCTTACTTCCTAGAGTATCAATGGAAAAATCCACACTAGAAGGCTATGAAATTCAAAGGGGAACTATAGTTCATGTTAATGCATGGGCAATTGCAAGGGATCCTGAAATATGGGAAAACCCAGAAGAATTTATACCTGAGAGATTCTTgaataaaaatattgattttaggggaCCACACTT GTTTCTTCCATTTGGAGCTGGACGAAGAGGTTGTCCAGCAATTACAGTTGGGATTGCAATCGTGGAACTTGCATTGTCAAATCTTCTTTATGCATTTGATTGGAAGTTACCTTGCGGGATGAAAAAAGAAGATATTGACACAAATACTAAGCCTG ATAAGAAGATTGATCTTTGCCTTATCCCTACAAGTTATCTCTAA